GATCTGCAGCCGGGCCTCGCGCGATTGGTGGATGAGCTTGGTCTTGCCACCTTCGAACAGCATGAGGCCGGAGACATGCTGGTTGAACGCTCCAGCGTGCACAGGCCCAGCCGTGTCAACGGTTATCGCTCTGCTCCAGCCTCACTGCGGGTGGTGGGTGGTATGGACGCACTGATCGAAGCCCTGCGCGATCGGCTGACGGCCGACCGGCTCATCTGCGGCTGCCATGTCAAGCGCCTGGTGCACTTGGGAGGCGAGGGCGTCGAAGTACAGGCCGACGACATGCTGGGGCGCCCAGTCGTTTATCGCGTGGCTCATGTCCTGCTGGCCGTGCCTCCGCGTCTCGCAGTCCACGCGCTCGACTTCACGCCGACGCTCCCGCACGCGCTGGTGCAGCAATGGAAAAACTGCGCGACCTGGATGGCTCCGCATGCCAAGTACGTGGCGGTCTTCGACAAGCCGTTTTGGCGCGAGCAGGGACTCTCCGGCGAAGCGCGCAGTTCCGTGGGGCCTCTGACCGAGATCCACGATGCATCGTCCGAGGGCGGCCACGCCGCGCTGTTCGGGTTCCTCGGCGTGCCCGCGCACGTGCGGGCCCAGGTAGCGGAAGCAGACCTGTTCAATCACTGTCGCGCCCAGTTGGTGCGATTGTTTGGCAGCAGTGCGGCTTTGCCTCAGGTGGAGCTCCTCAAGGATTGGGCGAGCGACCCCTATACCGCGGTGGCCGCTGACCAGCGTCCGGGTTTGCATCAGTCCCTGCAACTGCTTCCGACGGCGCTTTCCGGTACGTGGCGAAACCAACTCATTGGCATCGCGAGCGAATGGTCGCCGGAGTTTTCCGGATACCTCGCGGGCGCGGTGGATGCCGCCCGGCGAGGCGTTGAGGTGCTGACGGCCCCCAACGCGGCCAGTTCCCTTTTGCATTGACATATCCGTCCCATGAATTGGATGGGATGAAAACACTGGAGAGACGGAAATGAAGACAAGCTATCGGGCCATGCAGGTCAGCAGCCCAGGCGTGCTGGAGCTTGTGGAGCGAGAGACGCCCCAGCCGGGTGTTGGCGAAGTCCTGATCCAGGTGGAGGCCTGCGGCATCTGCGGGGCGGACGCCGCCGACATCGAGAAGGCCAACCCCGCGACCCAGCCACCGCGCGTGCCGGGCCACGAGGTGGTCGGGCGCATCGTGGCATTGGGCACTGGCACGCCCTTGATCTGGAAGGTCGGCCAGCGCGTGGGCGTGGGCCGCCTCGGCGGCCATTGCAATGAATGCGTCCAGTGCCGCCAGGGACGTTTCCAGCTGTGCCAGAACCAGCCGATCGTCGGCGCCACCTGCGATGGCGGCTATGCCGAGATGATGCTGGCGCGCAGCACGGGCCTGGTGTCGATTCCGGACGAACTCAATGCCGAGGAAGCCGCGCCGATCCTGTGCGCGGGCCTTGCCACCTTCAACGCGCTGAAGAAGTGCGGCGCCCAGGCGGGCGACACGGTGGCCATCCTGGGCATCGGTGGCCTGGGGCACATGGCGCTGCAGTACGCACGCAGCATGGGCTTCAAGGTGATTGCCATCGGACGCGGCAGCGATGTCGCCGCGGATGCCCTGGCGCTGGGCGCACACGTCTACATCGACAACCGCGAGGAAGACGCCGCAGCCACGCTCAAGAGCATGGACGGAGCACAGGCCATCGTAACCATGATCGACCATGCCGAGACCGTGTCGGCATTGCTGGGGGGCCTGGCTCCGGAAGGGCGACTGGTCGTGCTCAACCCGGGCAAGAGTCCGCTGCAGGTCCCTGCGGGCCTGCTGGTCGGTGGCCAGCGCAGCATCCTGGGATCGATCACCGGCACGCCCTACGACAACGAAAAGGCGCTGAACTTCAGCGTGTTGGTGCATGTGCGGCCGCACATCGAGGTCATGCCATTGGAGCGGGCGGGCGAGGCCTATCAGCGGAAGAAGTCCGGCAACGTCAAGTACCGCATGGTGCTGACCATGGGGAACCAATGACGCAAAACACGACTACTCCTGCGGCGAATTCGTCTGCCGTGCTCCCGGAAGAGGTCCAGAGCGCAAACATATGGCGCCTGTCCATCGCCCAGGCGCTGGCCGGCGCGAACTCGGTGGTGGTCTATGCCACCGGGGCCATCGTCGGCGACATGCTGGCGCCTACACCGATGCTGGCCACGCTGCCGATCTCCATCTTCGTGGTGGGCATGGCGGCGTGCATCCTGCCCATGGGGACCATCACCCGAAGACATGGCCGGCGTGCCGCCTTTCTGCTGGGGACGGGGGCCGGCGTGCTGACCGGCCTGCTGGCCATGCTGGCGGTCATCTTGGGGTCGTTCTGGCTGTTCTGTCTGGCGACCTTCTTTGGTGGCAGCTACGCAGCCGTGGTGCTGTCGTTCCGCTTTGCGGCTGCCGACGGGGTGGCGCCAGGCCGGCGCGCGCGTGCACTGTCGCTCGTCATGGCCGGGGGCGTGGCCGCGGGCGTCGTGGGGCCACAACTGGTGACCTGGACCATGGACCTGTGGCCCCCGCACATGTTCGCGCTCACCTTCCTGGTGCAGGCTGCCGTCGCGGCGATTTCGGCGGTCATCCTGCGTGGGGTCCGGTTGCCGATGCCGAACAGGGCGGATGTGGCGGGCGGTCGGCGACTTAGGAGCATCGCACTTCAGCCGCGCTTCATCGCCGCGGCGATCGGCGGTGCGGTTTCCTACATGTTGATGAACTTCCTGATGACGGCCGCGCCCCTGGCGATGCACATCTGTGGGCATTCGCAGGCGTCGGCCAATCTGGGCATGCAATGGCACGTCATCGCGATGTACGCGCCCAGTTTCTTCACCGGCTCTCTGATCACCCGCTTCGGCGCAGGCCGTGTGGCGATGGCTGGCTTGTTGCTGACGGGCCTGTCCGCCGGCGTTGGGCTGGGCGGCGTTGACGTGGCGCATTTCTGGGGGACGCTGGTCCTGCTCGGGCTGGGCTGGAATTTCGGATTCCTTGGGGCGTCGGCAATGGTGCTCGAATGCCATCGGCCCGAGGAGAAGACGCGCGTGCAGTCGTTCAACGACTTCATCGTGTTCGGCCTGATGGCGATTGGCTCGTTCTCGTCCGGTGGCCTGCTGTCCGCCTATGGCTGGGACACCGTGCTCTGGGTCTCGTTCATGCCGCTCGCACTGGCGGTGATTGCGTTGACGATGGTCCTGCGAAGAAAGTCGACCGCGGCGACTGAAGCGGGAAATGCCTTGTAGCGGGCCGCACTGACCGTTCGTCAAGGGGATGCGGGAGCCGATCTCGTCGTTCCACTGCTTGGGCTGGCGGGTGAGACAGGAAAGCTGTTAAGCGAGTACAAAAAGCATTTTCGAGACGGTGATTACCGACACAGCACTGCGCAACCTTAAGCCTAAGTCCAAGACTTATAAGGCTTCTGGCTGTGTGTTTTTCATCATGCATGCGCTATCGCGGTCGGCCTCGACGGTCCCATGGCGCACGGCGTCGAGAGTGGCTTCGAGCATCGAACGGGCTTTCTCGCGCCGCCTCCGAGCGAGCCGCGCTTCTCCCACGCTTCTCTTGCTCGGATCATTGACGAGCATGGCGTGGATGTCGGGAACTGTCCGAATGGTGCCTCTGCTGCCCCATTGTCCGTCGGGAATTTCGGTGGGGAATACCCAAACACGGGGGGCGATATCTTCAAATGTCGTGTTCTCGGCGCGAGCGAAAGCTTCCGTTATTTCTCGAACCAGCGCTTTACGAGATTCATCGGTGTATTGACCCTCGGGAACCGTAGGAACGATTCGATAACGCGGCAACTTGGACGGCTCGCCACCGACGAACACCCCTGCAGGTCGATGAAGATTGAGTACCGTTACGCCACGAGCGATCTGACTGCCCGGATCGTATCCTTCGGCTTTGATCAGAATATCGGTCAGTTCTCTAAAAAGTTGCGCCTCCGCTGCGGGAGTCAGGCTATCTGCGGGAATGAGCGCGTCGATCATTGGCATGGTGGTGTCCTCTCATCGGTTGTTCCGAGCCTAGATCATCCCGCTTTGCAAACTTGCGTGGGAGTGGCAGGATTGCCTCTTTTGAGGGTATATCGGACATTGCGATGACTACCATCCGAATTTGGGTCTACGACGGGATTCTTGCCTCCGGTGTTGCCGGGCCGATCGATGTTTTCAATGCCGCGAATCACTTGAGCGCAGGGGCGGCCATGCGTTCGTCCAGATTCGAGTGGCGAGTCGAGTCGCTCGATGGCCGAGAAGTCAAAGCTGCCTCGGGTCAGAGTATTGCGGTAGACGGAAAGATCGAGCCGCGCCGGCGCGCAGATGCGGTCCTGCTCACCGCGCCATTCTTTTCCGACATGGAGGAATTTCTCGCTCGAGAAGCGCAATTGAGTTCACTGCTTTCTGCGATCCGCAGTCAACACAAAGCAGGGGCCGTGATGGCCGCGTACTGTACCGGGAACTACCTGCTTGCCGAAGCGGGACTTTTGGATGGTCGCGCCGCCACAACGCATTGGTCGAAGGCGGCCGACTTTACGCGGCGCTATCCCAGAGTTTCACTGCGAGCACAAGAAGTTCTGATGTCGCAAGACGGCATTGTTTCGAGCGGGGCGGTTACCTCGTATCTCAATCTCGCCATACGGCTGGTCGAAATGTTTGGTGGCGAGAAACTAGCGTCAATGACCGCAAAGGCGCTATTGATCGATATGAATCGAATCTCTCAGGCCTCGTATGCCAAGCTCCTGGGCGAGCATGGGCACACCGATACGCTTGTCGCCAGGGCTCAGCAGCGTATGGAGGTGACGCTTCAGCACGGTATTCAACTGCGAAAGCTTGCCGAACATCTGGCTGTAAGCGAACGTACGCTTAACCGACGCTTCAAACAGGCAGTGGGTTTGGCGCCATTGGAATACCTCCAGCGCCTTCGCATCGAAGTGGCAAAGCAACTGCTCGAATCGAAACCAATCGAATTTGATGAGGTGAGTCAGCGTGTCGGATATGGTGACGTCAGCACGTTTCGGCAGCTCTTTAAACGCAAAACCGGTCTGACGCCACGTGAATATCAAATGCGCTTTGCTAGCACCAACCGGTCGGACGGCGATGTCGGTAACTCTTAAGTTGCGCGTCTTGACCGGTTGTTTGCTTCGATTGGCGACGGGCCGCGTCCATGCGTTCATCGACTTCGAGAAATTACGCCAGTCATATATTCATTCAGATCGCGGAAATCCTTAACTGTCCATGTGAATGCAGGCAACCTTGTGCCGTTTTCTCGTAATGTCCTGGGAATCAGATCCCCGTTTGGACGGAGTATTACGGACGAGACAATGACGCCTGGGTAAGCGACCAGGCGTTGACGGAAAGCGGGTGTTGTGAGATCGGGCGTAGGAGGGACACTCTTTTTAGCCAATGGCCCTGTGCCTTTAATATCGGTTCCGTGGCACATAGCGCACCTCGACAAGAAGATTCGCTCTCCATTTCTGCTGTCAGCAAGGGAGACGGATGGAATCAAAAGCGTGATTGCCAGTGCGGCGATGAAATTTTCTTTAGTCGTCATTGCGCGCTGAAAGGCCGGCATTCAACCGAATGCGGCCGATGTAGAAGGAAAACTATTCCCTGACGATAATGCCATACGCTTGAGTGTCCAGCGCCAGAGCGACGTCCTGAATCGCCAGATCGTGGCGAGGGCGAGGATGAAGAGGCGGGACAGCGCGAGCCTGGTCCGCAGGATCAGATCAGCCAGGCCCGTCACTCGCGGCGGCAAGGAGCGGCACCAACACGTCGCTGATGGGTGTCGGGATGCCGTGAGCCCGGCCGCGGCGTGAGACAACACCGTTGCGAACCTCCCATTCGAGTGGCCGGCCAGCTTCTCGATCCGTCAGGATGGACGTGCCCATGTCGGCGGGTGCCGCCAGGAACTTGTCGAGGATCGCCCGCGGCACCTCGTCGCCAAGTTCAGCACCCTCGGCACGCGCCACGGCCAGACATTCCTGCAGATAGTCCAGGGTGAGCCTGGAGATGTCGGACCGGGCGAACATGCCCGAGCGACGATGCGTGAGCGCCATGAGTCCGGCCGCCGCGTTCTGCAGCAGCTTGCGCCAGGCTAGAGATCTGAAATCCTCGGCCAGCTCAACGAAACATCGGGTGCCTTGCAGCGCCTCCGCCGCCACGCGGGAAGCCGGTGTGTCCGGCAAGCTGAGGTGCACATCGCCGCGCAAGCGCACCGAGCCATCCGATTGCGCCTGCGCAGGAAACCACACAACAGCGGGGACTATCCGCGCGTCCGGGAAATGTGGGGTGACCTTCTCCAACTGTTCAACCCCGTTTTGCAGAACGCACACAACGGTCTCCGGACCGATCAACGCGGCAAGCCAGTCCACCGCCGCCTCGGTCTGTGTCGTCTTGACCGCGAGAAAGACGAGATCGACCGCGTGATCGATCTGTCTGGGATCCGTCTGGACGGGACCGGGAATGGTGATGTCGCGTTCGCCATCCTGCAACGTCAGATGATCGCGGGACGTGCGGCCGCATAGCAACGGTGTGCGGCCGACTTCGTGCAGCGCAGCCGCGATCGTGGTGCCGATGGCACCCGGACCCACGACAGCGACGGAGGTAAGGGTTTCGGTATTCATGAAAGGACTCCTGTGGCGTCGTTGCAGCGCGCTTGTCCGCGCAATGGTTGTGTGCTTCGCATAGAGTATGTAACATATTACAAATGAATAATGATAATGGTAATAAAATTTCAAGCGAAGAGGGGCGCCTCGGGCAATGGCTTGGGAGCATCCAGGCCCGCAGTGGCGATCTCGCCGCCAGCGAGGCAAAGGTAGTCGCTCTTCTGCTTGCCGATCCCTTGTTCGTCGGCGCGAGCACGGCCGCGCAGGTGGCTGCTCGGGCCGGCGTTTCGCCGCCGAGCGTGGTCCGGGCCGCGCGTGCGATTGGGTTCGGCGGGTTCACCGAGCTCAAGATCGAGATCGCCCGCGCACGCGGCACTACACGGTTCTTCGCGCCGCCTGAAGCACTCGCCGCGGACGCGACGTCGGCCACAGTGCTGGAGACCTCCATTCGCGCAGGCACCGACGCCCTGACCGCACTCGGCGGGGCCGTCGAACTCCCTGCGTTCGACCAGGCGGTCGATACGATCCTGTCCGCGCGACAGGTGATCGCATTCGGGGCCGGCCCTTCAGCGACGGTTGCCGCCGATGCCGTCTTCCGGCTACGTGCGGTCGGCGTGACGACCATCAGCATCCCGGACCATTTGTCGGCCATGATCGCGACGCGTCTCCTCGGCCCCGGCGATGTCGTGATCGCCGTCAGCTCGACGGGGCGCACCTCGACGACGCTTGCCGTCGCCGATGCGGCTGCCTCCGCCGGGGCCTCGCTCATTGCCATCACCAACCAGTACAGCACGCCGCTGGCGAACCTCGCTGACGTCGCCCTCGTCGTCGGCGGTGTGCCCCTGCCGGCGCAGATGGCCGCGGCGGGCAGCCGATTGGCTCAACTCGTCGTCATTGACGCGCTGGTCGCCGCCATTGCGCTACGCGACCCGGAGCGCAGCCGCAGGGCAGAGCGGGCAGGCATCGACTTGCCCGACATTTCTTGATGCAGCCCACCATTGTCGCGATGGTTCTGGCCGCAGCAGTCGCCCATGCGGTGTGG
The Pandoraea pulmonicola DNA segment above includes these coding regions:
- a CDS encoding GlxA family transcriptional regulator, producing MTTIRIWVYDGILASGVAGPIDVFNAANHLSAGAAMRSSRFEWRVESLDGREVKAASGQSIAVDGKIEPRRRADAVLLTAPFFSDMEEFLAREAQLSSLLSAIRSQHKAGAVMAAYCTGNYLLAEAGLLDGRAATTHWSKAADFTRRYPRVSLRAQEVLMSQDGIVSSGAVTSYLNLAIRLVEMFGGEKLASMTAKALLIDMNRISQASYAKLLGEHGHTDTLVARAQQRMEVTLQHGIQLRKLAEHLAVSERTLNRRFKQAVGLAPLEYLQRLRIEVAKQLLESKPIEFDEVSQRVGYGDVSTFRQLFKRKTGLTPREYQMRFASTNRSDGDVGNS
- a CDS encoding MurR/RpiR family transcriptional regulator; translated protein: MNNDNGNKISSEEGRLGQWLGSIQARSGDLAASEAKVVALLLADPLFVGASTAAQVAARAGVSPPSVVRAARAIGFGGFTELKIEIARARGTTRFFAPPEALAADATSATVLETSIRAGTDALTALGGAVELPAFDQAVDTILSARQVIAFGAGPSATVAADAVFRLRAVGVTTISIPDHLSAMIATRLLGPGDVVIAVSSTGRTSTTLAVADAAASAGASLIAITNQYSTPLANLADVALVVGGVPLPAQMAAAGSRLAQLVVIDALVAAIALRDPERSRRAERAGIDLPDIS
- a CDS encoding oxidoreductase, whose product is MNTETLTSVAVVGPGAIGTTIAAALHEVGRTPLLCGRTSRDHLTLQDGERDITIPGPVQTDPRQIDHAVDLVFLAVKTTQTEAAVDWLAALIGPETVVCVLQNGVEQLEKVTPHFPDARIVPAVVWFPAQAQSDGSVRLRGDVHLSLPDTPASRVAAEALQGTRCFVELAEDFRSLAWRKLLQNAAAGLMALTHRRSGMFARSDISRLTLDYLQECLAVARAEGAELGDEVPRAILDKFLAAPADMGTSILTDREAGRPLEWEVRNGVVSRRGRAHGIPTPISDVLVPLLAAASDGPG
- a CDS encoding flavin monoamine oxidase family protein — protein: MLKARVAIIGGGLSGLYAAALLEERGMRDYVLLEARETLGGRILSMPRGSDTGDAGSPSDIGRFDLGATWFWPDLQPGLARLVDELGLATFEQHEAGDMLVERSSVHRPSRVNGYRSAPASLRVVGGMDALIEALRDRLTADRLICGCHVKRLVHLGGEGVEVQADDMLGRPVVYRVAHVLLAVPPRLAVHALDFTPTLPHALVQQWKNCATWMAPHAKYVAVFDKPFWREQGLSGEARSSVGPLTEIHDASSEGGHAALFGFLGVPAHVRAQVAEADLFNHCRAQLVRLFGSSAALPQVELLKDWASDPYTAVAADQRPGLHQSLQLLPTALSGTWRNQLIGIASEWSPEFSGYLAGAVDAARRGVEVLTAPNAASSLLH
- a CDS encoding alcohol dehydrogenase; amino-acid sequence: MKTSYRAMQVSSPGVLELVERETPQPGVGEVLIQVEACGICGADAADIEKANPATQPPRVPGHEVVGRIVALGTGTPLIWKVGQRVGVGRLGGHCNECVQCRQGRFQLCQNQPIVGATCDGGYAEMMLARSTGLVSIPDELNAEEAAPILCAGLATFNALKKCGAQAGDTVAILGIGGLGHMALQYARSMGFKVIAIGRGSDVAADALALGAHVYIDNREEDAAATLKSMDGAQAIVTMIDHAETVSALLGGLAPEGRLVVLNPGKSPLQVPAGLLVGGQRSILGSITGTPYDNEKALNFSVLVHVRPHIEVMPLERAGEAYQRKKSGNVKYRMVLTMGNQ
- a CDS encoding tautomerase family protein, with the protein product MPMIDALIPADSLTPAAEAQLFRELTDILIKAEGYDPGSQIARGVTVLNLHRPAGVFVGGEPSKLPRYRIVPTVPEGQYTDESRKALVREITEAFARAENTTFEDIAPRVWVFPTEIPDGQWGSRGTIRTVPDIHAMLVNDPSKRSVGEARLARRRREKARSMLEATLDAVRHGTVEADRDSACMMKNTQPEAL
- a CDS encoding MFS transporter — translated: MTQNTTTPAANSSAVLPEEVQSANIWRLSIAQALAGANSVVVYATGAIVGDMLAPTPMLATLPISIFVVGMAACILPMGTITRRHGRRAAFLLGTGAGVLTGLLAMLAVILGSFWLFCLATFFGGSYAAVVLSFRFAAADGVAPGRRARALSLVMAGGVAAGVVGPQLVTWTMDLWPPHMFALTFLVQAAVAAISAVILRGVRLPMPNRADVAGGRRLRSIALQPRFIAAAIGGAVSYMLMNFLMTAAPLAMHICGHSQASANLGMQWHVIAMYAPSFFTGSLITRFGAGRVAMAGLLLTGLSAGVGLGGVDVAHFWGTLVLLGLGWNFGFLGASAMVLECHRPEEKTRVQSFNDFIVFGLMAIGSFSSGGLLSAYGWDTVLWVSFMPLALAVIALTMVLRRKSTAATEAGNAL
- a CDS encoding c-type cytochrome translates to MTTKENFIAALAITLLIPSVSLADSRNGERIFLSRCAMCHGTDIKGTGPLAKKSVPPTPDLTTPAFRQRLVAYPGVIVSSVILRPNGDLIPRTLRENGTRLPAFTWTVKDFRDLNEYMTGVISRSR